A part of Myxococcus landrumus genomic DNA contains:
- a CDS encoding ParA family protein: MGLVGRIICISNQKGGVGKTTTAINLAASLASAERRTLLVDMDPQGNAGSGLGLKQDKLHGTIYDALLNGRPMKELFHPTELRYLQVVPATPDLTGAEVELVGQENREFRLRDALRPLASEFDYIIIDCPPSLGLLTLNALSAADSVLIPLQCEYYALEGLSQLTHTIDLVKQGLNPDLKMEGILLTMFDARANIAHQVVEEVRGYFKDQVFQVVVPRNVRLSECPSFGKPIILYDIKSKGCESYLALGRELMKRDTPKSPRRRVA, from the coding sequence ATGGGCCTCGTGGGTCGAATCATCTGCATCTCCAATCAGAAGGGCGGCGTGGGCAAGACGACCACCGCCATCAACCTCGCCGCGAGCCTGGCCTCCGCAGAACGCCGCACGCTCCTGGTCGACATGGACCCGCAAGGCAACGCGGGCAGCGGCCTGGGCCTCAAGCAGGACAAGCTCCACGGCACCATCTACGACGCGCTCCTCAATGGTCGCCCCATGAAGGAGCTCTTCCACCCGACGGAGCTGCGCTACCTCCAGGTCGTCCCCGCCACCCCCGACCTCACCGGCGCCGAAGTCGAGCTCGTCGGCCAGGAGAACCGCGAGTTCCGCCTCCGCGACGCCCTGCGCCCGCTCGCCTCCGAGTTCGACTACATCATCATCGACTGCCCGCCCTCGCTCGGCCTGCTCACCCTCAACGCCCTGTCCGCCGCGGACTCCGTCCTCATCCCCCTCCAGTGCGAGTACTACGCCCTCGAGGGCCTCTCCCAGCTCACCCACACCATCGACCTGGTGAAGCAGGGCCTCAACCCCGACCTCAAGATGGAGGGCATCCTCCTCACCATGTTCGACGCGCGCGCGAACATCGCCCACCAGGTCGTCGAGGAAGTGCGCGGCTACTTCAAGGACCAGGTCTTCCAGGTCGTCGTCCCGCGCAACGTGCGCCTGTCCGAGTGCCCGTCCTTCGGCAAGCCCATCATCCTCTATGACATCAAGTCGAAGGGCTGCGAGAGCTACCTCGCCCTCGGCCGGGAGCTGATGAAGCGCGACACCCCCAAGTCCCCCCGCCGGCGGGTGGCCTGA